The genomic DNA TGTACACCACCAAACAAAGTAAAGTCAGTAAGTGCGGCAAAATTAAACCCAGCGCCAGGCAATACTACCACAGTAGTCTTATCATTGTATTTACTTCCCTGTAGCTTATCTACCACCTCTTGCTCAAAGGCTTCTACCCTTGCCCCCAAACGCATCGAAAAGCGCTCAGTAAATTGAATATTTTGTTGTGCATAAAACGAAAAAGCAGTCGTGGTAAAAGTACGGCTTTGGGCACGTGGCAGGGCTTCGCGAAACTGAGTAGTGGCACCAGTGGTGCTGTCGGTTACACTCACTGTTTGGTAAAGCGCTCCTTCGCGGTCGGTTGGACTGCTACCTACTTTAAAACTATCCATAAACCGTTCGTAATGGTAACGTCCCCCAATATTCAGGGTGGCACCTTTGCCAAACAGCTGATATTCATAGTTATAGTTTTGCTCAATGCCTGCGGTGGCAAAGGTGCGTAAAATGCCAAAATTGGTTTGCCCATTGCCTACCCTTACCAAGTCAGTAGCAGAAGTATAATTTTGGGCTTCTACCTCTTGCCCATTAAGGTAAGCGCCTAAGCTTGTGGCACGAATAAACATATCGTCTTCACGCCACCAGTCACGGTCAAAGTAACTTGCATACCCTTTAGTTACCGCTACCAGGTGTTTATTAATTTGCACCTCATAAATGGCATCCAACGAAGTACGAAAAACCTTGAACTCATCATTCTTTTTAGGGTTAAACCTGGGGTTGGTGCGAAAAGAATACTCTGTCAAGCCAGTGTAAGTAGCCTGATTGTCTTCCATATTGAGGTTGTACTTCAGGTACAGTTTTTTATTTTCTTTGGCAATGATATTGGTCTTTAGAGTCGCGTTTATTTGCTCAAACGTATTATTTTCACGGTAACCATCGCCACGTTTATACAACAGTTGCAGTTCGGGGTGTACTTTGTTGTTGCCCCAACCACCTATTTCGGCAAAAGCACTGGCATAGCCATTGGTACCACCCGTGAGCATGACCATGCCACCAAAGTCTTTACGGGGGCGTCGGGTAATGTAGTTAATCACTCCCCCCATTGTTTGTGGCCCATATTTAATACTTCCGCTTCCTTTGATTACCTCTATTTCTTCCAGTCGCTCTACTGGAGGGTTGTAGTACATATTAGGGTAAACATAAGCCGCAGGTTGAATAGGCACTCCGTCTTCGAGCACCAATACACGGGCACTTCTACGTGGGTTAAGCCCCCTGATACCAATACTTAAGCGTGAGTTACCGAAGCCGTCGTCACCTACACCGTTTACCCCCGGCACATACTCTAGTGCTTCTTGGGTACCCACTGGGGCAATCATTTGAATATCTTCGGTTTTTAAGCGAGTAGCAGTACCAGGCAGTTTACGATAACTTCCGGGAGCATCGCCTATAATTTCTACTGCCGAAAGGGTCAAGTTATTTTCTTTGAGGGATATTTCAAGCGTGGTTTGAGGAGAGAGCGTAGGGGTAATTTGAACCGAGAAGTCGTTATAACCTATAAATTTCACTTTGAGTTGCAAGGGTTGTTTTTGAGAGGTTTGGAGCAAAAACAACCCTTGGGCATTGGTAGAAGTGACCCCAATTATCTTCTCTTTTTCCAGTAAAATCACGGTTGCTCCTACAATCGGTTCACTTTCTTTGGCAGCTTTGACTACCCCTTTTATAAAGTGCCGGGGAGGTGCTTGTGCCCAGGCAATGGAGTAAGCATTCAACCATAAAAACAGTAAAACAAGCACGAGTTTACGACAGTCACCTTGCATCATTCGATTATTCTCTTAGTGAGTGAT from Microscilla marina ATCC 23134 includes the following:
- a CDS encoding TonB-dependent receptor domain-containing protein; its protein translation is MMQGDCRKLVLVLLFLWLNAYSIAWAQAPPRHFIKGVVKAAKESEPIVGATVILLEKEKIIGVTSTNAQGLFLLQTSQKQPLQLKVKFIGYNDFSVQITPTLSPQTTLEISLKENNLTLSAVEIIGDAPGSYRKLPGTATRLKTEDIQMIAPVGTQEALEYVPGVNGVGDDGFGNSRLSIGIRGLNPRRSARVLVLEDGVPIQPAAYVYPNMYYNPPVERLEEIEVIKGSGSIKYGPQTMGGVINYITRRPRKDFGGMVMLTGGTNGYASAFAEIGGWGNNKVHPELQLLYKRGDGYRENNTFEQINATLKTNIIAKENKKLYLKYNLNMEDNQATYTGLTEYSFRTNPRFNPKKNDEFKVFRTSLDAIYEVQINKHLVAVTKGYASYFDRDWWREDDMFIRATSLGAYLNGQEVEAQNYTSATDLVRVGNGQTNFGILRTFATAGIEQNYNYEYQLFGKGATLNIGGRYHYERFMDSFKVGSSPTDREGALYQTVSVTDSTTGATTQFREALPRAQSRTFTTTAFSFYAQQNIQFTERFSMRLGARVEAFEQEVVDKLQGSKYNDKTTVVVLPGAGFNFAALTDFTLFGGVHRGFTPPQSGSFSLPFVDNGSQNTGSTLDLAAEKSWNYELGFRVNKSWGNFEVAGFLLDIEDMVAAARSAVFLNLGKVRSTGLEAGGSIKLSRLSALLPDINFAYTYLQSKVVNALTPSHLNSRYDAYRADASGTLVAVQDTIDISGNDMPYAPNHTLNIGLAKSFAFGLSLRADFKFVSQSFSDFENLTEGFVQNATYLDANGNERKYLGFRGDAGPIPAYYLINLSASYSFNKKWRVFATVKNLLDNIYISSRLHSHPSRPEPTASSGILVGARRQINAGVSWSF